The following are from one region of the Mangifera indica cultivar Alphonso chromosome 14, CATAS_Mindica_2.1, whole genome shotgun sequence genome:
- the LOC123195719 gene encoding uncharacterized protein HI_0077 isoform X1, producing the protein MLSPTLKHLRSSSLPLPKPKPKISSFSSSSQFSVWSGLQNWRNNPLNENRFWGPNGPEPLQNSSTCDTHTNTSIGCASSLAELGAIVLSTPDPLSKSLLSHLAFSKWRNLNLPIGVCSPPSRPARPPKPQLVSPKEIPSPKNSPLPLNAYMLHNLAHVELNAIDLAWDTVVRFSPYCDILGEEFFADFARVADDESRHFAWCSQRLAELGVKYGDMPAHNVLWNQCEKSSDNVAARLAVIPLVQEARGLDAGPRLVQKLIGFGDHRTSNIVARIADEEVAHVAVGVYWFLSVCQKMDRAPCSTFKDLLKEYNVELKGPFNYSARDEAGIPRHWYDQSSAVKQDKNQKRDTDDKLSVVYERLASIISMESENSSLNSPPR; encoded by the exons ATGCTTTCCCCAACTCTGAAACACCTTCGCTCCTCGTCACTTCCTCTCCCCAAACCCAAACCtaaaatctcttctttttcttcttcttcgcaATTCTCAGTATGGTCTGGTCTCCAGAACTGGAGAAACAATCCACTCAACGAGAACCGCTTTTGGGGACCCAATGGCCCAGAACCTTTGCAAAACTCGTCTACTTGTGATACCCATACTAACACCTCAATTGGGTGTGCTTCCTCTCTTGCAGAACTTGGTGCTATTGTTCTTTCTACCCCTGACCCTCTTTCCAAATCCCTTCTTTCTCATTTGGCTTTCTCTAAATGGCGCAATCTCAATTTGCCTATTGGAGTCTGTTCTCCACCTTCTCGACCTGCTCGTCCTCCTAAGCCTCAACTG GTTTCCCCTAAAGAAATTCCCTCTCCAAAAAATTCACCTTTGCCTCTTAATGCCTATATGCTTCACAACCTCGCTCATGTGGAGCTGAACGCTATTGATTTGGCATGGGATACCGTTGTTCGCTTTTCACCCTACTGTGATATTCTTGGGGAGGAATTCTTCGCTGATTTTGCTCGTGTTGCTGATGACGAGAGCCGCCATTTCGCGTGGTGTTCGCAGAGACTTGCTGAGCTTGGCGTCAA ATATGGAGACATGCCTGCTCATAATGTGCTTTGGAATCAGTGTGAGAAGTCATCTGACAATGTTGCTGCACGTTTGGCTGTCATCCCCTTAGTCCAG GAGGCTAGAGGACTTGATGCTGGGCCACGGTTAGTGCAAAAATTGATCGGGTTTGGAGATCATCGTACATCTAATATTGTGGCTAGAATTGCAGATGAGGAAGTTGCACATGTAGCAGTTGGTGTCTACTGGTTTCTTTCAGTCTGTCAGAAAATGGATCGGGCTCCTTGTTCCACCTTTAAAG ACTTATTGAAAGAGTACAATGTGGAGTTGAAAGGGCCCTTCAATTATTCAGCTCGAGATGAAGCTGGCATTCCTCGTCATTG GTATGATCAATCTTCAGCAGTTAAACAGGACAAGAATCAGAAACGGGATACAGATGACAAGCTTTCAGTG GTTTATGAGAGGCTTGCTTCTATCATCTCCATGGAGAGcgaaaactcaagtttgaataGCCCACCTAGATAA
- the LOC123195719 gene encoding uncharacterized protein HI_0077 isoform X2, with amino-acid sequence MAQNLCKTRLLVIPILTPQLGVLPLLQNLVLLFFLPLTLFPNPFFLIWLSLNGAISICLLESVLHLLDLLVLLSLNWFVSPKEIPSPKNSPLPLNAYMLHNLAHVELNAIDLAWDTVVRFSPYCDILGEEFFADFARVADDESRHFAWCSQRLAELGVKYGDMPAHNVLWNQCEKSSDNVAARLAVIPLVQEARGLDAGPRLVQKLIGFGDHRTSNIVARIADEEVAHVAVGVYWFLSVCQKMDRAPCSTFKDLLKEYNVELKGPFNYSARDEAGIPRHWYDQSSAVKQDKNQKRDTDDKLSVVYERLASIISMESENSSLNSPPR; translated from the exons ATGGCCCAGAACCTTTGCAAAACTCGTCTACTTGTGATACCCATACTAACACCTCAATTGGGTGTGCTTCCTCTCTTGCAGAACTTGGTGCTATTGTTCTTTCTACCCCTGACCCTCTTTCCAAATCCCTTCTTTCTCATTTGGCTTTCTCTAAATGGCGCAATCTCAATTTGCCTATTGGAGTCTGTTCTCCACCTTCTCGACCTGCTCGTCCTCCTAAGCCTCAACTGGTTT GTTTCCCCTAAAGAAATTCCCTCTCCAAAAAATTCACCTTTGCCTCTTAATGCCTATATGCTTCACAACCTCGCTCATGTGGAGCTGAACGCTATTGATTTGGCATGGGATACCGTTGTTCGCTTTTCACCCTACTGTGATATTCTTGGGGAGGAATTCTTCGCTGATTTTGCTCGTGTTGCTGATGACGAGAGCCGCCATTTCGCGTGGTGTTCGCAGAGACTTGCTGAGCTTGGCGTCAA ATATGGAGACATGCCTGCTCATAATGTGCTTTGGAATCAGTGTGAGAAGTCATCTGACAATGTTGCTGCACGTTTGGCTGTCATCCCCTTAGTCCAG GAGGCTAGAGGACTTGATGCTGGGCCACGGTTAGTGCAAAAATTGATCGGGTTTGGAGATCATCGTACATCTAATATTGTGGCTAGAATTGCAGATGAGGAAGTTGCACATGTAGCAGTTGGTGTCTACTGGTTTCTTTCAGTCTGTCAGAAAATGGATCGGGCTCCTTGTTCCACCTTTAAAG ACTTATTGAAAGAGTACAATGTGGAGTTGAAAGGGCCCTTCAATTATTCAGCTCGAGATGAAGCTGGCATTCCTCGTCATTG GTATGATCAATCTTCAGCAGTTAAACAGGACAAGAATCAGAAACGGGATACAGATGACAAGCTTTCAGTG GTTTATGAGAGGCTTGCTTCTATCATCTCCATGGAGAGcgaaaactcaagtttgaataGCCCACCTAGATAA
- the LOC123196255 gene encoding transcription factor GTE4 isoform X2, which produces MASGPIVGGADGTDREKQRYSESKVYTRKAFKGPKNQNNNTATNNSTSAPTITAAPAETTTTATVPTTTSPTAATTTAPATTTTTTATTVTTKVTPNDDNNQNNESKNISNSKDESNDEENKSNNNEGKSNNEENKSDNNEGKSNNEENNMDESNNDNNKGENNGNAKSSIQEVPTQTLALESTSSAQQQLISRLDAVLDDFPCLNTQQVVSSITRELAPLGNGGVKLGLENKVKINFRSSSKQEMRQIMRKLEGELDTVRSLVKRIEAKEGQISGGFSNLLLPLAVNDGVDNGVKRVYSEVASVGVSVPHRTISISRQARPLNQLSISTLENGQALSERVEKEKRTPKANQFYRNSEFLLAKDKFPPAESNKKSKLNGKKQAGRELVHGFGPGSKVFKNCSHLLERLMKHKHGWVFNTPVDVKGLGLHDYFAIIKHPMDLGTVKSRLNKNWYKTPKEFAEDVRLTFHNAMTYNPKGQDVHVMAEQLLKIFEEKWAVIESEYHREMRIGADYEMSFHTPTLRKAPPLPHPLDMRRILDRSESMTYPTDPKTKPISLTPSGRTPTPKKPKAKDPHKRDMSYEEKQKLSTNLQSLPSEKLDNIVQIIKKRNSSLFQHDDEIEVDIDSVDAETLWELDRFVTNYKKSLSKNKRKAELAIQARAGAQQIVQQASVPVVAEVPKEIRTDEKKASSSSPVQVENKGNNGSMSSSSSSSSSDSGSSSSDSDSETSSSGSDGRNSPRT; this is translated from the exons ATGGCTTCGGGGCCAATAGTAGGAGGAGCTGATGGGACTGATAGAGAGAAGCAGAGATATTCGGAAAGCAAGGTCTATACAAGAAAAGCTTTTAAAGGTCCCAAGAATCAGAACAACAATACCGCCACGAACAACAGCACAAGTGCCCCGACAATAACAGCCGCCCCAGCAGAAACCACTACCACCGCAACCGTCCCGACAACTACATCCCCGACAGCAGCTACCACCACCGCCCCTGCaacaaccaccaccaccaccgctACTACAGTCACAACAAAAGTTACCCCCAATGATGACAACAACCAAAACAACGAGAGCAAGAATATCAGCAACAGCAAAGATGAGAGCAACGACGAAGAGAACAAGAGCAATAACAATGAGGGCAAGAGCAACAACGAAGAGAACAAGAGCGATAACAATGAAGGCAAGAGCAACAACGAAGAGAACAACATGGACGAGAGCAACAACGACAACAACAAGGGGGAGAACAACGGCAACGCCAAGAGTTCAATTCAAGAGGTGCCCACCCAAACCCTAGCCTTAGAAAGTACGAGTTCCGCCCAGCAACAATTAATCTCTCGTTTAGATGCTGTCTTGGATGACTTTCCTTGTCTTAACACGCAACAGGTTGTGTCCTCTATCACTAGAGAGCTCGCACCCTTAGGGAATGGTGGGGTGAAGTTGGGCTTGGAGAATAAAGTTAAGATAAATTTCAGGTCAAGTTCGAAGCAGGAGATGCGTCAAATTATGAGGAAGCTGGAAGGTGAGCTTGACACTGTGAGGAGTTTGGTGAAGAGGATTGAGGCAAAAGAGGGGCAGATTAGTGGAGGGTTTAGTAATTTGCTTTTGCCATTGGCAGTGAATGATGGGGTTGATAATGGAGTGAAGAGGGTTTATTCAGAGGTGGCTTCCGTAGGAGTCTCTGTTCCTCATAGGACTATCAGTATTAGTAGACAGGCTAGGCCTTTGAATCAGTTGAGTATATCAACTTTGGAGAATGGTCAAGCACTTAGTGAACGTGtggagaaagagaaaaggaCCCCAAAAGCCAATCAATTTTATAGGAATTCAGAGTTTTTACTTGCAAAAGATAAGTTCCCACCAGCTGAGAGtaacaaaaagtcaaaattgAATGGGAAGAAGCAGGCAGGACGGGAATTGGTGCATGGGTTTGGACCGGGAAGTAAGGTTTTCAAGAATTGTAGTCATTTGCTTGAGAGATTGATGAAGCACAAGCATGGTTGGGTGTTTAATACTCCTGTTGATGTTAAGGGTCTTGGTTTGCACGATTACTTTGCCATTATCAAGCATCCAATGGATCTGGGAACTGTGAAATCAAGATTGAACAAGAATTGGTACAAGACGCCAAAAGAATTTGCAGAGGATGTCAGACTTACCTTTCATAATGCTATGACATATAACCCAAAAGGGCAAGATGTTCATGTAATGGCGGAACAATTATTGAAGATATTTGAGGAAAAATGGGCTGTTATAGAGTCAGAATATCATCGTGAGATGAGGATTGGTGCAGACTATGAAATGAGTTTTCACACACCCACATTAAGAAAGGCTCCTCCGCTGCCACATCCTCTTGATATGAGGAGGATTTTGGATAGATCAGAATCAATGACATACCCCACTGATCCAAAAACAAAACCCATTAGTCTTACTCCTTCAGGTAGAACCCCTACTCCCAAGAAGCCGAAGGCAAAGGACCCACATAAAAGGGACATGTCATATGAGGAGAAGCAGAAGCTTAGTACAAACCTTCAGAGTTTACCATCAGAGAAGCTGGACAATATAGTGCAGATTATAAAGAAGAGGAATTCTTCACTCTTCCAACATGATGATGAAATTGAAGTAGACATTGATAGTGTTGATGCTGAGACTCTGTGGGAACTTGATAGGTTTGTTACCAACTACAAGAAAAGTTTGAGCAAGAACAAGAGAAAGGCTGAGCTTGCAATTCAAGCCAGAGCAGGAGCTCAACAGATTGTCCAACAG GCCTCAGTCCCAGTTGTGGCAGAGGTTCCAAAAGAAATTAGAACAG ATGAAAAGAAAGCTTCTTCTTCATCACCGGTACAGGTGGAAAACAAAGGTAATAATGGGAGTATGTCAAGTAGCTCAAGCAGCTCTAGCAGTGATTCTGGATCTTCTTCAAGTG ATTCTGATAGTGAAACATCCTCATCTGGATCTGATGGCAGGAATTCACCCAGGACATGA
- the LOC123196255 gene encoding transcription factor GTE4 isoform X1 translates to MASGPIVGGADGTDREKQRYSESKVYTRKAFKGPKNQNNNTATNNSTSAPTITAAPAETTTTATVPTTTSPTAATTTAPATTTTTTATTVTTKVTPNDDNNQNNESKNISNSKDESNDEENKSNNNEGKSNNEENKSDNNEGKSNNEENNMDESNNDNNKGENNGNAKSSIQEVPTQTLALESTSSAQQQLISRLDAVLDDFPCLNTQQVVSSITRELAPLGNGGVKLGLENKVKINFRSSSKQEMRQIMRKLEGELDTVRSLVKRIEAKEGQISGGFSNLLLPLAVNDGVDNGVKRVYSEVASVGVSVPHRTISISRQARPLNQLSISTLENGQALSERVEKEKRTPKANQFYRNSEFLLAKDKFPPAESNKKSKLNGKKQAGRELVHGFGPGSKVFKNCSHLLERLMKHKHGWVFNTPVDVKGLGLHDYFAIIKHPMDLGTVKSRLNKNWYKTPKEFAEDVRLTFHNAMTYNPKGQDVHVMAEQLLKIFEEKWAVIESEYHREMRIGADYEMSFHTPTLRKAPPLPHPLDMRRILDRSESMTYPTDPKTKPISLTPSGRTPTPKKPKAKDPHKRDMSYEEKQKLSTNLQSLPSEKLDNIVQIIKKRNSSLFQHDDEIEVDIDSVDAETLWELDRFVTNYKKSLSKNKRKAELAIQARAGAQQIVQQASVPVVAEVPKEIRTVDEKKASSSSPVQVENKGNNGSMSSSSSSSSSDSGSSSSDSDSETSSSGSDGRNSPRT, encoded by the exons ATGGCTTCGGGGCCAATAGTAGGAGGAGCTGATGGGACTGATAGAGAGAAGCAGAGATATTCGGAAAGCAAGGTCTATACAAGAAAAGCTTTTAAAGGTCCCAAGAATCAGAACAACAATACCGCCACGAACAACAGCACAAGTGCCCCGACAATAACAGCCGCCCCAGCAGAAACCACTACCACCGCAACCGTCCCGACAACTACATCCCCGACAGCAGCTACCACCACCGCCCCTGCaacaaccaccaccaccaccgctACTACAGTCACAACAAAAGTTACCCCCAATGATGACAACAACCAAAACAACGAGAGCAAGAATATCAGCAACAGCAAAGATGAGAGCAACGACGAAGAGAACAAGAGCAATAACAATGAGGGCAAGAGCAACAACGAAGAGAACAAGAGCGATAACAATGAAGGCAAGAGCAACAACGAAGAGAACAACATGGACGAGAGCAACAACGACAACAACAAGGGGGAGAACAACGGCAACGCCAAGAGTTCAATTCAAGAGGTGCCCACCCAAACCCTAGCCTTAGAAAGTACGAGTTCCGCCCAGCAACAATTAATCTCTCGTTTAGATGCTGTCTTGGATGACTTTCCTTGTCTTAACACGCAACAGGTTGTGTCCTCTATCACTAGAGAGCTCGCACCCTTAGGGAATGGTGGGGTGAAGTTGGGCTTGGAGAATAAAGTTAAGATAAATTTCAGGTCAAGTTCGAAGCAGGAGATGCGTCAAATTATGAGGAAGCTGGAAGGTGAGCTTGACACTGTGAGGAGTTTGGTGAAGAGGATTGAGGCAAAAGAGGGGCAGATTAGTGGAGGGTTTAGTAATTTGCTTTTGCCATTGGCAGTGAATGATGGGGTTGATAATGGAGTGAAGAGGGTTTATTCAGAGGTGGCTTCCGTAGGAGTCTCTGTTCCTCATAGGACTATCAGTATTAGTAGACAGGCTAGGCCTTTGAATCAGTTGAGTATATCAACTTTGGAGAATGGTCAAGCACTTAGTGAACGTGtggagaaagagaaaaggaCCCCAAAAGCCAATCAATTTTATAGGAATTCAGAGTTTTTACTTGCAAAAGATAAGTTCCCACCAGCTGAGAGtaacaaaaagtcaaaattgAATGGGAAGAAGCAGGCAGGACGGGAATTGGTGCATGGGTTTGGACCGGGAAGTAAGGTTTTCAAGAATTGTAGTCATTTGCTTGAGAGATTGATGAAGCACAAGCATGGTTGGGTGTTTAATACTCCTGTTGATGTTAAGGGTCTTGGTTTGCACGATTACTTTGCCATTATCAAGCATCCAATGGATCTGGGAACTGTGAAATCAAGATTGAACAAGAATTGGTACAAGACGCCAAAAGAATTTGCAGAGGATGTCAGACTTACCTTTCATAATGCTATGACATATAACCCAAAAGGGCAAGATGTTCATGTAATGGCGGAACAATTATTGAAGATATTTGAGGAAAAATGGGCTGTTATAGAGTCAGAATATCATCGTGAGATGAGGATTGGTGCAGACTATGAAATGAGTTTTCACACACCCACATTAAGAAAGGCTCCTCCGCTGCCACATCCTCTTGATATGAGGAGGATTTTGGATAGATCAGAATCAATGACATACCCCACTGATCCAAAAACAAAACCCATTAGTCTTACTCCTTCAGGTAGAACCCCTACTCCCAAGAAGCCGAAGGCAAAGGACCCACATAAAAGGGACATGTCATATGAGGAGAAGCAGAAGCTTAGTACAAACCTTCAGAGTTTACCATCAGAGAAGCTGGACAATATAGTGCAGATTATAAAGAAGAGGAATTCTTCACTCTTCCAACATGATGATGAAATTGAAGTAGACATTGATAGTGTTGATGCTGAGACTCTGTGGGAACTTGATAGGTTTGTTACCAACTACAAGAAAAGTTTGAGCAAGAACAAGAGAAAGGCTGAGCTTGCAATTCAAGCCAGAGCAGGAGCTCAACAGATTGTCCAACAG GCCTCAGTCCCAGTTGTGGCAGAGGTTCCAAAAGAAATTAGAACAG TAGATGAAAAGAAAGCTTCTTCTTCATCACCGGTACAGGTGGAAAACAAAGGTAATAATGGGAGTATGTCAAGTAGCTCAAGCAGCTCTAGCAGTGATTCTGGATCTTCTTCAAGTG ATTCTGATAGTGAAACATCCTCATCTGGATCTGATGGCAGGAATTCACCCAGGACATGA